The following are encoded in a window of Mycolicibacterium tusciae JS617 genomic DNA:
- a CDS encoding SOUL family heme-binding protein: MRLIDIPGQAAESILSIVGIRVGTEEPHYLATPLTDNVTIRRYGPRIAAETTVDADDERARNIGFRRLAGYIFGANHRDQTIAMTAPVSQETGDRIAMTAPVAQVRDGENTSVIRFFMPSKWTMETLPKPDDEHVELVEVPAETYAVLRFTGDRSPSAVTARTTELRKILGDNDVDAVGEPVAWFFDPPWTLPFRRRNEIAIPVAPPDLDSLTSTACADPS, translated from the coding sequence ATGCGACTCATCGACATTCCCGGCCAAGCCGCAGAATCGATCCTCTCGATCGTCGGTATCCGCGTCGGCACCGAAGAACCCCACTACCTGGCGACCCCGCTGACCGACAACGTGACGATACGGCGGTACGGCCCCCGAATCGCCGCCGAGACGACGGTGGACGCCGACGACGAACGCGCCCGCAATATTGGCTTCCGCCGCCTGGCGGGCTACATCTTCGGCGCCAATCACCGCGACCAGACGATTGCGATGACCGCACCGGTCAGCCAGGAAACAGGTGATCGAATCGCGATGACCGCACCCGTCGCACAGGTCCGTGACGGCGAAAACACCTCGGTCATCCGCTTTTTCATGCCGTCCAAGTGGACGATGGAGACGCTGCCGAAACCCGACGACGAGCACGTCGAGTTGGTCGAGGTTCCCGCCGAGACCTACGCCGTCCTACGGTTCACCGGTGACCGCAGCCCGTCAGCCGTCACCGCCCGGACAACCGAACTGCGGAAAATCCTGGGCGACAACGATGTCGATGCGGTAGGCGAGCCGGTCGCGTGGTTCTTCGATCCTCCGTGGACGCTGCCGTTCCGGCGGCGCAACGAGATCGCGATCCCGGTCGCGCCACCCGACCTAGACAGCCTTACGAGTACTGCTTGCGCAGATCCTTCTTGA
- a CDS encoding o-succinylbenzoate synthase produces the protein MSDVTPPLDDLLDGLHVVSLPMRVRFRGITVREVALIEGPAGWGEFGAFLEYEPPEAVHWLASAVEAAYQAAPDVRRDRIPINATVPAVAADQVPEVLARFPGARTAKVKVAEPGQSLAADVARVNAVRALVPAVRVDANGGWTVDEAVVAAAALSADGSLEYIEQPCATVPELAALRRRIDVLIAADESIRKADDPLHVVRSKAADVAVLKVAPLGGVAPMLEIADRIDIPIVVSSALDSAVGIGRGLLAAAALPDLRYACGLGTGGLFVDDIAEPAVPVDGFLPVAPVSPDPARLAALAASAGRRQWWIDRIKACLPLMS, from the coding sequence ATGAGCGACGTGACGCCGCCGCTGGACGACCTGCTCGACGGATTGCATGTCGTCTCGCTGCCGATGCGAGTTCGGTTCCGCGGCATCACCGTTCGGGAGGTTGCCCTCATCGAGGGGCCTGCGGGCTGGGGTGAGTTTGGGGCATTTCTCGAATACGAGCCACCCGAGGCGGTGCATTGGCTGGCGTCGGCTGTCGAGGCGGCGTACCAGGCTGCACCCGACGTCCGGCGCGACCGCATCCCCATCAACGCGACCGTGCCTGCCGTCGCGGCGGACCAGGTGCCCGAGGTGCTGGCCCGATTCCCCGGCGCCCGCACCGCGAAGGTCAAAGTGGCCGAGCCCGGCCAGTCCCTTGCCGCCGACGTGGCGCGCGTCAACGCCGTTCGTGCGCTGGTGCCGGCGGTGCGCGTGGACGCCAATGGCGGCTGGACCGTCGACGAGGCCGTCGTGGCGGCCGCCGCGCTGAGCGCTGACGGATCACTCGAGTACATCGAGCAGCCCTGTGCGACGGTTCCCGAGCTGGCCGCGCTGCGGCGCCGCATCGACGTGCTGATCGCCGCCGACGAGAGCATCCGCAAGGCCGACGATCCGCTGCACGTCGTGCGTTCCAAGGCCGCCGATGTCGCGGTGCTGAAGGTCGCGCCCCTGGGTGGCGTCGCTCCGATGCTCGAGATCGCCGATCGGATCGACATCCCGATCGTGGTCTCCAGCGCACTCGACTCGGCAGTGGGCATCGGCCGTGGACTGCTGGCGGCCGCTGCGCTGCCGGACCTGCGCTATGCCTGTGGCCTCGGCACGGGCGGGCTTTTCGTCGACGACATCGCCGAGCCCGCCGTGCCCGTCGACGGATTCCTGCCGGTCGCACCGGTGTCGCCGGATCCGGCACGGTTGGCCGCGCTGGCCGCATCGGCTGGCCGCCGTCAGTGGTGGATCGACCGCATCAAGGCCTGTTTACCGCTGATGTCCTAA
- a CDS encoding MCE family protein, with protein sequence MINIKGVVAVATAVCLTVSSCASEGLASLPLPAPGAGSGGYTLKAVFSNALNLPANARVKLAGADVGQLESMVARNYTAVTTLRIMDGVRLPKGSTAELRSATPLGDVFVALKPPSPAKPDAPLLKNGDTIDLDATTAAATVESVLSSAAILVNGGAVRNFTNIVNGLGKATGDQGQAFGALIRKTNHTLGKLNSRSDQIADAMTETSRLVDTIEAKNQTLADVLSEARPATETLAVHTNQITDLVAQVGDVSDQLRKFPSIAGTDTSGRSVIVDANEVARAWNEVALTPDATLYSLNRLMPPFVKSMTSNAIAVNASADRLILGSIPDIGFAGDPGLHGPKRYNWHQLVGSVQYTLYRLQERIVGKGPGVPQVPVIPNPAEPGQVMVAPPPPGAPPPPGAPPGQEPPP encoded by the coding sequence GTGATCAACATCAAAGGCGTTGTCGCGGTGGCCACGGCCGTATGTCTGACCGTATCCAGTTGTGCTTCCGAAGGTTTGGCGAGCCTACCGCTGCCCGCACCTGGTGCAGGTTCCGGCGGTTACACGCTGAAGGCGGTGTTCTCCAATGCGCTCAATCTGCCTGCCAACGCTAGGGTCAAACTCGCAGGCGCCGATGTCGGGCAACTCGAATCGATGGTCGCCCGCAACTACACCGCCGTGACGACGTTGCGCATCATGGACGGAGTGCGGCTGCCGAAGGGCAGCACCGCGGAGCTGCGGTCGGCGACTCCGCTCGGTGACGTGTTCGTCGCGTTGAAGCCGCCGAGCCCTGCCAAACCCGATGCGCCACTGTTGAAGAACGGTGACACCATCGATCTGGACGCGACGACCGCGGCCGCGACAGTCGAGTCGGTGCTCAGCTCGGCCGCGATCCTGGTGAACGGTGGCGCGGTGCGCAACTTCACCAATATCGTCAATGGTCTGGGCAAGGCGACCGGGGATCAGGGCCAGGCCTTCGGCGCCCTCATCCGAAAGACGAACCACACGCTCGGCAAGCTGAACTCGCGGTCGGACCAGATCGCTGACGCGATGACCGAAACGTCGCGACTTGTCGACACCATCGAGGCCAAGAACCAGACGCTCGCCGATGTCCTGTCAGAGGCCCGCCCCGCGACCGAGACCCTGGCCGTCCACACCAATCAGATCACCGACCTCGTCGCGCAGGTGGGCGACGTCTCCGACCAGCTTCGCAAGTTCCCGTCGATCGCAGGCACCGACACCAGCGGCCGAAGCGTGATCGTCGATGCCAACGAGGTCGCGCGGGCGTGGAACGAGGTGGCGCTGACGCCCGACGCCACTCTGTATTCGTTGAACCGACTGATGCCGCCGTTCGTGAAGTCGATGACCAGCAATGCCATCGCAGTCAACGCCAGCGCCGACCGGCTGATTCTGGGATCCATCCCTGACATCGGCTTCGCCGGTGACCCGGGGTTGCACGGTCCCAAGCGGTACAACTGGCATCAGCTCGTCGGGTCGGTGCAGTACACGCTCTACCGGCTGCAGGAGCGGATCGTCGGCAAGGGGCCCGGTGTCCCGCAGGTGCCGGTGATCCCGAATCCGGCCGAACCGGGACAGGTGATGGTCGCGCCGCCTCCCCCCGGGGCGCCGCCTCCGCCTGGCGCGCCGCCGGGGCAGGAGCCGCCGCCATGA
- a CDS encoding amidohydrolase, giving the protein MPTADLVITGTVLTVDVQQPTAEAIAVSNGRIVAVGRRADVEEWIGHETRTVDLQGSCVMPGLIEAHGHPLMEAIVLSDRMVDIRPVTLPEADDVVAAIQAEVAKRGADGAYLNGWDALLQHGLPDPTLEWLDGVAPATALVIVHNSGHKAYFNSAAAARVGLTRDTPDPKGASYGRDANGELNGSAQEIGAVFPLLSGAIQPSEYPAMLRAELARLNRAGLTTCSEMAFDPIFRPVINEMRDDLTVRLRVYEMSTAAMTTDMVPDNGDDLVRQAGIKIWVDGSPWIGNIDLSFPYLDTEATRSIGIPKGSCGCANYTREQLTEIVGAYFPKGWQMACHVQGDAGADTILDVYEEALRSHPRDDHRLRLEHVGAIRDDQLQRAHELGVTCSLFVDQIHYWGDIVVDGLFGAERGNRWMPCGSAVATGMRISLHNDPPVTPEEPLRNISVAVTRTAPSGRVIGPEQRITVDQAIRAQTIDAAWQLHSDDVVGSLEVGKYADMVVLSADPRSVPPEAIADLDVQATFLAGRQVYGEL; this is encoded by the coding sequence ATGCCCACTGCCGATCTCGTGATCACCGGAACTGTCCTCACCGTCGACGTACAGCAACCGACCGCCGAGGCCATCGCCGTATCGAACGGCCGCATCGTCGCGGTCGGGAGGCGAGCCGATGTCGAGGAATGGATCGGGCACGAAACCAGGACGGTTGACCTGCAAGGCAGTTGCGTGATGCCGGGCCTCATCGAGGCGCACGGGCACCCACTCATGGAGGCCATCGTGCTCTCGGATCGGATGGTCGATATCCGCCCGGTGACACTGCCAGAGGCCGACGACGTCGTCGCGGCCATCCAAGCGGAGGTCGCCAAGCGCGGGGCCGACGGCGCCTACCTGAACGGCTGGGATGCGCTACTGCAGCACGGCCTGCCCGACCCGACGCTCGAGTGGCTCGACGGCGTCGCCCCCGCAACCGCACTGGTGATCGTGCACAACTCCGGGCACAAGGCCTACTTCAACTCCGCGGCTGCCGCCCGTGTCGGGCTGACGCGCGACACCCCGGATCCGAAGGGCGCCAGCTACGGACGCGACGCCAACGGCGAACTCAACGGGTCCGCCCAGGAGATCGGAGCGGTCTTCCCGCTGCTCTCGGGCGCGATTCAGCCCAGCGAATACCCCGCGATGCTGCGCGCCGAACTCGCCCGGCTGAATCGTGCCGGGTTGACGACATGTTCGGAGATGGCGTTCGATCCGATTTTCCGCCCGGTGATCAACGAGATGCGCGACGACCTGACGGTGCGGCTGCGCGTCTACGAGATGTCCACCGCCGCCATGACCACCGATATGGTGCCCGACAACGGCGACGATCTGGTCCGGCAGGCCGGCATCAAGATCTGGGTCGACGGCTCGCCGTGGATCGGCAACATCGACCTGTCGTTTCCGTACCTGGACACCGAGGCGACCCGCAGCATCGGCATCCCGAAGGGGTCGTGTGGCTGCGCGAACTACACCCGCGAGCAGCTGACCGAGATCGTCGGCGCCTACTTCCCGAAGGGCTGGCAGATGGCCTGCCACGTCCAGGGCGACGCGGGCGCGGACACCATCCTCGACGTCTATGAGGAGGCGCTGCGCTCCCATCCCCGCGACGACCATCGGCTGCGGCTCGAACACGTCGGCGCTATCCGCGACGACCAACTGCAGCGCGCCCACGAGCTCGGGGTCACCTGCAGCCTGTTCGTCGACCAGATCCACTACTGGGGCGATATCGTCGTCGACGGCCTGTTCGGTGCCGAACGTGGAAACCGTTGGATGCCTTGCGGTTCAGCAGTCGCGACGGGCATGCGTATCTCCCTGCACAACGACCCGCCCGTCACGCCGGAGGAACCGCTGCGCAACATCAGCGTGGCCGTCACCCGCACCGCCCCCAGCGGCCGCGTGATCGGCCCCGAGCAGCGGATCACCGTCGATCAGGCCATCCGGGCCCAGACCATCGACGCGGCATGGCAACTGCACTCCGACGACGTCGTCGGTTCGCTCGAGGTCGGCAAGTACGCCGACATGGTGGTGCTCTCGGCGGACCCGCGCTCGGTGCCGCCGGAGGCGATCGCGGACCTCGACGTCCAGGCGACGTTTTTGGCGGGACGGCAGGTATATGGCGAACTTTGA
- a CDS encoding DJ-1/PfpI family protein: MSQQIAIMVYPGFTALDFIGPYEVLRNLPDAEVRFVWHEPGPIAADSAVLLVGATHSFDETPSPDIILVPGGAGTFEHARDEKVLDWVRKAHETSTWTTSVCSGSMILAAAGVLDGRRATSHWMVVPMLKPFGVEAVGDERIVRDGKIVTAAGVSAGIDLGLWLFGQICGDAKAKAVQLVIEYDPQPPYDSGHVSKASAATKAAATAALSVETIKGHQLTPTVALLWNAAIGRVRSKKTRSRLADVRSAG; the protein is encoded by the coding sequence ATGTCCCAGCAGATCGCAATCATGGTGTACCCCGGGTTCACCGCGCTGGACTTCATCGGCCCCTACGAGGTGTTGCGTAATCTTCCCGACGCCGAGGTGCGGTTCGTCTGGCACGAGCCCGGCCCCATCGCCGCCGACTCCGCTGTGCTGCTTGTCGGCGCCACGCATTCCTTCGACGAGACTCCAAGTCCCGACATCATTTTGGTGCCCGGCGGCGCGGGGACCTTCGAGCATGCCCGCGACGAAAAGGTCCTCGACTGGGTGCGTAAGGCCCATGAGACGTCCACCTGGACGACGTCGGTGTGCTCAGGTTCGATGATCCTCGCCGCGGCGGGCGTGCTGGACGGTCGTCGCGCCACATCGCACTGGATGGTGGTGCCGATGCTCAAGCCGTTCGGCGTCGAGGCTGTCGGCGATGAGCGGATCGTGCGCGACGGCAAGATCGTCACCGCAGCCGGAGTCTCGGCCGGTATCGATCTCGGGCTCTGGTTGTTCGGCCAGATCTGCGGGGACGCCAAAGCCAAGGCGGTGCAGCTGGTGATCGAGTACGACCCGCAGCCGCCGTATGACTCCGGCCACGTGTCCAAGGCCTCCGCGGCGACGAAGGCCGCGGCCACCGCCGCGCTGAGCGTCGAGACCATCAAGGGGCACCAGCTGACCCCGACGGTGGCGCTGCTGTGGAACGCGGCGATCGGCCGCGTGCGATCGAAGAAGACCCGCTCACGGCTGGCGGACGTGCGGTCTGCCGGATAG
- a CDS encoding MlaD family protein, translating into MIAAIANRIVAVVRAGHRRKAWLSAGALLLTLVVATGYLSLGALQVNPLASTYRVTVELPESAGLLPNQDVTLRGVRIGRVDRLDITPSGVNAIVNVNSEVPIPESSDVRVSGLSPAGEQYIDFVAQSNDGPYLSDGAVIAQGRATVPVSLAQLLANADGTLAQVDTAKIELIKSELSLSKDGPRKLADIINGGTFLLSTLDSVLPETTSVLRHSRTVFTLVADKNAGIDVASGNLNETFTGISKMRDGYRRLTNEGPGTLSDVDALFADNSDTMVQLLGNLTTTSRLLYLRVPALNALFPTYRTSLIDALSSTLHDNGLWATGDIYPQYACDYGTPRLPPASADYPEPFMYTYCRDDHPGVLVRGAKNAPRPADDDTAGPPPGADLGRRTDPTPQGRFTIPTPYGGPTLPIDPPR; encoded by the coding sequence ATGATCGCCGCCATCGCCAATCGCATCGTCGCAGTGGTGCGCGCCGGCCACCGCCGGAAGGCGTGGCTGTCCGCGGGCGCTCTGCTCCTGACGCTGGTTGTCGCCACGGGCTATCTGTCTCTTGGTGCGCTGCAGGTGAATCCGTTGGCATCGACCTACCGGGTGACGGTCGAACTGCCGGAGTCCGCGGGCCTGCTTCCCAATCAGGACGTCACGCTTCGCGGCGTGCGGATCGGGCGGGTGGACCGTCTGGACATCACACCGTCGGGTGTCAACGCGATTGTCAACGTCAATTCGGAGGTGCCCATCCCCGAATCCAGTGATGTACGCGTGTCGGGGCTTTCGCCCGCTGGCGAGCAGTACATTGACTTCGTTGCGCAGTCCAACGACGGTCCCTATCTGAGCGACGGCGCCGTCATCGCCCAGGGCCGGGCCACCGTCCCGGTCAGCCTTGCCCAATTGCTCGCCAATGCCGACGGCACGCTCGCCCAGGTCGACACGGCCAAGATCGAGCTGATCAAATCCGAGCTGAGCCTGAGCAAGGACGGTCCGCGCAAGCTTGCCGACATCATCAACGGCGGCACCTTCCTGTTGTCCACCCTCGACTCGGTGCTGCCGGAGACCACCAGCGTTCTGCGACACAGCCGCACCGTGTTCACGCTCGTCGCCGACAAGAACGCCGGAATCGACGTCGCGTCAGGCAATCTCAACGAGACATTCACCGGGATCAGCAAGATGCGCGACGGCTACCGACGACTCACCAATGAGGGACCGGGCACGCTGTCGGACGTCGACGCGCTGTTCGCGGACAACTCCGACACCATGGTGCAACTACTGGGGAACCTGACCACCACGTCACGACTGCTCTACCTTCGCGTGCCCGCGCTCAATGCGCTGTTCCCCACCTACCGCACATCGCTGATCGATGCGCTCAGCAGCACTCTGCACGACAACGGGCTGTGGGCGACCGGTGACATCTACCCTCAGTACGCCTGTGATTACGGAACGCCGCGTCTACCACCGGCATCCGCCGACTATCCCGAACCGTTCATGTACACCTACTGCCGCGACGACCATCCGGGTGTCCTCGTCCGCGGGGCGAAGAATGCGCCGCGTCCGGCCGACGACGACACCGCGGGCCCACCACCTGGCGCCGACCTCGGCCGGAGGACCGACCCGACGCCGCAGGGCCGCTTCACAATCCCCACCCCCTATGGCGGCCCCACCCTGCCAATCGACCCGCCGCGCTGA
- a CDS encoding long-chain-fatty-acid--CoA ligase, with translation MGMSEALAEPRFLDERTAHWAETKPDAEAFDYLDRSWTWAQWNDRVRRLAGALKERGVKRGDVVAFLDKNHPACVEMTYAAASLGAATAIINFRLAASELDYVLNDSGAKLLIVGKDLRENIDKIRDKLTHVEHLIEVTPEGGDGDEYEAMLASATPTGRADDVEPDDVAIIMYSSGTTGKPKGVQLTQANIIAHTVNAHEGFEFDEGDKNMVSMPLFHVGGSSYVQFGIHDGFPSVMTREVDGASLAGAILKGANRTFLVPAVLAKVLDSGEDAVKLFGSLKTFAYGASPMPLPLLRKALEAWPDTDFMQAYGLTELCGVISHLLPEAHRDPGKEERLSSAGTLVPNAEVRVVDPDTLDDVPEGEQGELWFRSPQLMKGYHNKPEATAESITEDGWFRTGDIGRVDDGGYIFVEDRLKDMIISGGENIYSIEVERVLAEHPAVVDVAIIGIPDEKWGEVVKAVVQLDGEATEAELIAFARERLAAYKCPKSVDVHDELPRNPTGKILKKDLRKQYS, from the coding sequence ATGGGCATGTCTGAAGCGCTGGCCGAACCCCGATTCCTCGACGAACGCACGGCTCACTGGGCCGAAACCAAACCCGACGCCGAGGCGTTCGATTACCTCGACCGATCTTGGACGTGGGCCCAGTGGAATGACCGCGTGCGCCGGCTGGCAGGCGCGCTGAAGGAGCGCGGTGTCAAACGCGGCGACGTGGTGGCGTTCCTCGACAAGAACCACCCTGCCTGCGTGGAGATGACGTACGCCGCGGCCTCGCTGGGTGCGGCGACCGCAATCATCAACTTCCGGCTCGCGGCCTCCGAACTCGACTATGTGCTCAACGACTCCGGTGCCAAGCTGCTGATCGTCGGCAAGGACCTGCGGGAGAACATCGACAAGATCCGCGACAAGCTCACCCATGTCGAGCACCTCATCGAGGTGACTCCAGAGGGCGGCGACGGCGACGAATACGAGGCGATGCTGGCGTCGGCCACCCCGACCGGGCGAGCCGATGATGTCGAACCCGACGACGTCGCGATCATCATGTATTCGTCAGGCACCACGGGCAAACCCAAGGGCGTTCAGCTGACTCAGGCGAACATCATTGCGCACACCGTGAATGCGCACGAGGGGTTCGAGTTCGACGAGGGCGACAAGAACATGGTGTCGATGCCGCTGTTCCACGTCGGCGGCTCGTCCTACGTGCAATTCGGAATCCACGACGGTTTCCCCAGCGTGATGACCCGCGAGGTCGACGGTGCTTCACTGGCCGGCGCAATCCTCAAGGGCGCCAACAGAACCTTCCTGGTGCCCGCGGTGCTGGCCAAGGTGCTCGACTCCGGTGAGGATGCCGTCAAGCTGTTCGGATCGCTGAAGACCTTCGCCTACGGCGCGTCGCCGATGCCGCTTCCCTTGTTGCGCAAGGCGCTGGAAGCATGGCCCGACACCGATTTCATGCAGGCGTACGGTCTGACCGAACTGTGCGGCGTCATCAGCCACCTGCTTCCCGAGGCCCACCGTGACCCCGGCAAGGAGGAGCGCCTATCGAGTGCCGGCACGCTGGTTCCCAACGCCGAGGTGCGAGTGGTCGACCCCGACACTCTCGACGACGTACCCGAGGGTGAGCAGGGCGAATTGTGGTTCCGCTCACCACAGTTGATGAAGGGCTATCACAACAAGCCGGAGGCGACCGCCGAGTCGATCACCGAGGATGGCTGGTTCCGCACCGGTGATATCGGTCGCGTCGACGACGGCGGCTACATCTTCGTCGAGGACCGGCTGAAGGACATGATCATCTCCGGTGGCGAGAACATCTATTCCATCGAGGTGGAGCGGGTACTCGCCGAGCATCCGGCGGTCGTCGACGTCGCAATCATCGGAATACCCGACGAAAAGTGGGGCGAGGTCGTCAAAGCCGTTGTCCAGCTTGACGGTGAGGCCACCGAAGCTGAGCTGATCGCCTTTGCGAGAGAGCGGCTGGCCGCCTACAAGTGCCCCAAGTCCGTCGATGTCCACGACGAGTTGCCGCGCAACCCGACCGGAAAGATCCTCAAGAAGGATCTGCGCAAGCAGTACTCGTAA
- a CDS encoding TspO/MBR family protein, which translates to MQLRTLVPTALAVTATGVIGGLASRPAQSAWFAKLKKPPYQPPRLAFPIVWNLLYANIAATSAATLDELEERGLHQERRAYIAALASNLVLNASWSWLFFNQRRLGTAAVAAGVLAASSADLTRRSMSVQGAKAAPLAAYPAWCTFATALSTHIWALNRRR; encoded by the coding sequence ATGCAGTTGCGTACGCTCGTCCCCACTGCCCTGGCTGTGACCGCCACGGGGGTTATCGGCGGGCTGGCGAGTCGTCCGGCGCAGTCGGCCTGGTTCGCCAAGCTGAAGAAGCCGCCGTATCAGCCTCCGCGCCTGGCCTTTCCGATTGTGTGGAACCTGCTCTACGCGAATATCGCCGCCACATCGGCGGCCACGCTGGACGAACTCGAGGAACGTGGCCTGCATCAGGAACGACGTGCCTACATTGCCGCGCTGGCGTCGAACCTGGTGCTCAACGCCAGTTGGTCCTGGCTGTTCTTCAACCAGCGACGGCTGGGGACGGCCGCGGTCGCCGCCGGGGTGCTTGCAGCCAGCAGCGCCGACCTGACCAGGCGCTCGATGTCCGTACAGGGCGCCAAGGCCGCTCCACTGGCCGCCTATCCCGCCTGGTGCACGTTCGCCACCGCGCTGTCGACCCACATCTGGGCCCTCAACAGGCGGCGCTGA
- a CDS encoding mannan-binding protein, which produces MILRRLKRSSAIALAAAAVVATAPASASAPAFCGELGGRWDGQFCSTSVESERKATRDIKMALPGDLVENPTIREYLANLMNNWRNAAAKMAADSFGEESFQVFQHGDAMTVVFHEMYSGTVGTDALAHPNAPIISDAYRTFTFAGGRQLKLADLFKPGVDHGAEIPRVGAPFIVAALDAAPPPHQPGTYPFTPDRWTPDKVYSGGYRAWALTPDELVLYLPDYPVGRDTPLDYTIGRMQWSMDGGTVQVHIPLAALRPSLRPEFGGTP; this is translated from the coding sequence GTGATTCTGCGCCGCCTGAAGCGCAGTAGCGCGATAGCTCTGGCGGCTGCGGCTGTGGTCGCCACCGCACCCGCGTCGGCGTCGGCGCCGGCCTTCTGCGGTGAGCTGGGCGGTCGGTGGGACGGGCAGTTCTGCAGCACGTCGGTGGAGTCGGAGCGCAAGGCGACCCGCGACATCAAGATGGCGTTGCCGGGCGATCTGGTGGAAAACCCCACCATCCGGGAGTACCTGGCCAACCTGATGAACAACTGGCGCAACGCGGCGGCCAAGATGGCTGCCGACAGCTTCGGCGAGGAGAGCTTTCAGGTCTTCCAGCACGGTGACGCGATGACGGTCGTTTTCCACGAGATGTATTCGGGCACCGTCGGTACCGACGCCCTCGCACACCCGAATGCACCCATCATCAGCGACGCCTACCGCACTTTCACCTTCGCGGGCGGGCGACAGCTGAAGCTGGCCGACCTGTTCAAACCGGGAGTCGACCACGGGGCCGAGATCCCGCGTGTCGGTGCCCCATTCATCGTTGCGGCCCTCGATGCCGCACCGCCGCCGCATCAGCCTGGCACCTATCCGTTCACCCCCGACCGATGGACCCCGGACAAGGTGTACTCCGGCGGTTACCGGGCCTGGGCGCTGACACCCGACGAGTTGGTTCTCTACCTGCCCGACTATCCGGTCGGCCGCGATACCCCGCTGGACTACACGATCGGCCGCATGCAGTGGTCGATGGACGGCGGCACCGTGCAGGTGCACATCCCGCTGGCCGCGCTGCGCCCGAGCCTGCGTCCTGAGTTCGGCGGTACCCCGTAG
- a CDS encoding GlxA family transcriptional regulator, producing MVILGFPGVQALDLVGPFDVFTGATMCLASQGRTDEGYTVSIVTRTGEPAATLTGLALVAQPFPDPRQPLDTLVLPGGMGVDDARRDPETVGWIQIAAEHTRRVVSVCSGAFLAAQAGLIDGCVATTHWAFAAQLAREFPAVTVDPEPIFVRSSKQVWTAAGVTAGIDLALSLVEDDFGTDVAQMVARWMVMYLRRPGGQTQFAAPVWMPRAKRAPIRDVQNAIDSEPGGAHSIPDLARRASMSPRHFTRVFTDEVGEAPGAYVERIRTEAARRQLEETDDTVTVIATRCGFGSAETLRRNFVRRLGISPDQYRKTFA from the coding sequence GTGGTGATCCTCGGATTTCCGGGCGTGCAGGCTCTTGACCTGGTCGGCCCGTTCGACGTGTTCACCGGCGCCACCATGTGCCTGGCCAGTCAGGGCCGTACGGACGAGGGCTACACCGTCAGCATCGTCACCCGGACCGGCGAACCCGCCGCCACCCTGACCGGACTCGCACTGGTCGCCCAGCCGTTCCCGGATCCGCGGCAACCCCTCGACACCCTCGTCCTGCCCGGCGGCATGGGGGTCGACGATGCGCGGCGAGATCCAGAGACCGTCGGATGGATCCAGATCGCTGCCGAGCACACGCGTCGCGTCGTCAGCGTGTGCAGCGGCGCCTTCCTCGCCGCACAGGCGGGTCTGATCGACGGCTGCGTCGCGACCACGCACTGGGCGTTCGCCGCGCAGCTGGCACGCGAATTCCCCGCGGTGACCGTCGACCCGGAACCGATCTTCGTGCGCAGTTCCAAGCAGGTCTGGACGGCGGCGGGCGTCACGGCGGGCATCGACCTGGCCCTGTCTCTCGTCGAGGACGACTTCGGCACCGATGTCGCGCAGATGGTGGCGCGCTGGATGGTGATGTACTTGCGGCGACCGGGTGGACAGACGCAGTTCGCCGCCCCGGTGTGGATGCCGCGCGCCAAGCGGGCGCCGATCCGCGACGTCCAGAACGCCATCGACTCCGAACCCGGTGGTGCGCATAGCATTCCCGACCTGGCCCGTCGCGCTTCGATGAGCCCGCGGCACTTCACACGGGTGTTCACCGACGAGGTGGGGGAGGCGCCGGGGGCCTACGTCGAGCGGATCCGCACCGAGGCCGCCCGTCGCCAGCTCGAGGAGACCGACGACACCGTGACGGTCATCGCGACGCGCTGCGGATTCGGTAGCGCCGAGACGCTGCGCCGCAACTTCGTTCGACGACTGGGCATCTCGCCCGACCAGTACCGCAAGACGTTCGCCTAA